The following are from one region of the Haloactinomyces albus genome:
- a CDS encoding tyrosine-type recombinase/integrase has product MWEAAGRDELVHREQTQVLATTARTGHTVSGLISAWLGSFTASADTRGAYARDLREYLTWCTRRGLDPLTMRLPEVQMYATELAVSPNPRTGRPYAASTSARKLAAVSSWYTFLVRADAIDSNPARDVSRPRYDRRHSPTASVTEGQASTMLAASRHSEHRTLGPECAALVMVLLIDLGVRVSELCQANLADLGQQSGMRILTVRMKGGTVRLRPIPAQDCVLLDEYLACRPGDGDSEALLVTRQGRRINRHQVYRLVQRTAHAAGVPMPARITPHSMRHAFNTIARQRGASLEDRRDALGHSSAAITQLYDHVALSVTRDPAHLVAAATAADENSPAAGRG; this is encoded by the coding sequence ATGTGGGAAGCAGCAGGTCGGGACGAGCTCGTCCACCGTGAACAGACACAGGTCCTGGCCACCACGGCCAGGACGGGACATACCGTGTCCGGATTGATCTCGGCGTGGCTGGGATCGTTCACCGCCTCGGCCGACACGCGCGGGGCCTACGCTCGTGATCTCCGGGAGTACCTCACCTGGTGCACCCGCCGCGGACTCGATCCGCTGACGATGCGGCTGCCCGAGGTGCAGATGTATGCCACCGAACTCGCCGTGAGCCCCAACCCGCGGACAGGGCGCCCGTATGCGGCCTCGACCAGTGCTCGCAAATTGGCGGCGGTGTCGAGTTGGTACACCTTCCTGGTGCGCGCCGACGCCATCGACTCCAACCCCGCTCGGGATGTCTCCCGCCCTCGCTACGATCGGCGGCATTCGCCGACCGCCAGCGTGACCGAAGGGCAGGCGTCCACGATGCTGGCGGCCAGTCGCCACAGTGAGCACCGCACGCTGGGACCGGAATGTGCCGCGCTGGTGATGGTGCTGCTCATCGATCTGGGTGTGCGCGTTTCGGAGTTGTGCCAGGCGAACCTGGCCGACCTGGGCCAGCAGTCGGGAATGCGCATCCTCACTGTGCGGATGAAAGGCGGCACGGTGCGCCTGCGCCCGATTCCGGCGCAGGATTGCGTGCTGCTCGACGAGTACCTGGCTTGCCGTCCCGGCGACGGTGACAGCGAGGCACTGCTGGTGACCCGGCAGGGCCGGCGCATCAACCGGCACCAGGTCTACCGGCTGGTGCAGCGCACTGCGCACGCGGCCGGGGTACCGATGCCCGCTCGGATCACACCGCATTCGATGCGGCACGCGTTCAACACCATCGCCCGCCAGCGGGGTGCCTCGCTGGAGGATCGCCGGGATGCGCTGGGACATTCCTCGGCAGCGATCACTCAGCTGTATGACCACGTCGCCCTGTCGGTCACGCGGGATCCGGCGCATCTGGTGGCCGCGGCCACCGCCGCCGACGAGAACTCACCGGCGGCGGGCCGAGGCTGA
- a CDS encoding ABC-F family ATP-binding cassette domain-containing protein, with the protein MSAAALLARDLVKSYGDRRVLDGVSLTAAPGYRLGLVGDNGVGKSTLLRLLAGHEHPDVGDVEAPHDLGFLHQEMPFDLRNTVQSVLDDALAEIRAVERTLTELAETLAQRPEDAEVLAEYGQALEWAHDHGVWEAEHRVETVLAGLGLDGLSRRRTLDTLSGGQRSRLGLAALLLRRPRALLLDEPTNHLDDAAIAFLERHLAALPGVVVLASHDRVFLDAVCTDIVDMEPGLDGLTRYRGTFSDYLHTRRADRLRWEQRYTDEQRELAELRRAVAVTAREVSHGSARGNTSKLAYDYKGGRVQKQISRRVRNARQRLDELTRNQVRKPPRPLQFSAAVTSHTTEEVLIQLRHTAVDGRVRIDELDLTGGDQLLITGPNGAGKSTLLRLVAAQLQPDAGTVHRKPGLRLGLLEQDVIFPDPTQTPRRVYAEVTRRREDVPALAELGLLSPRDLDRPLAALSVGQRRRLALATLLADPPQVLLLDEPTNHLSVTLAAELEDALHTAAGAVLIASHDRWLRQRWNGRVLTLDHGRITGLSQTTP; encoded by the coding sequence ATGTCTGCTGCTGCCCTGCTGGCTCGTGATCTGGTCAAGTCGTATGGGGATCGTCGTGTTCTCGATGGCGTGTCCCTGACGGCCGCCCCCGGCTATCGCCTGGGGCTCGTCGGAGACAACGGCGTCGGTAAGTCCACCTTGCTGCGCCTGCTCGCCGGACATGAGCACCCCGACGTCGGTGACGTCGAAGCTCCTCATGACCTGGGTTTCCTGCACCAGGAAATGCCCTTCGACCTGCGGAACACGGTGCAGTCGGTTCTCGATGACGCACTGGCCGAGATCCGTGCCGTCGAGCGCACACTCACCGAACTGGCCGAAACGCTGGCGCAACGCCCCGAGGATGCCGAAGTGCTCGCCGAGTACGGGCAGGCACTGGAGTGGGCCCATGACCACGGTGTGTGGGAGGCCGAGCACCGCGTCGAGACCGTCCTGGCCGGGCTCGGCCTCGATGGTCTCTCCCGGCGGCGCACCCTGGATACGCTCTCCGGCGGGCAACGATCCCGGCTGGGGCTGGCTGCGCTGCTGTTGCGCCGGCCCCGGGCGCTGTTGCTCGACGAACCCACCAACCACCTCGACGATGCCGCGATCGCGTTCCTGGAGCGGCACCTGGCGGCATTGCCCGGTGTGGTCGTGCTGGCCAGTCACGACCGCGTGTTCCTCGACGCGGTGTGTACCGACATCGTCGATATGGAACCCGGTCTCGATGGTCTCACCCGCTATCGCGGCACGTTCTCCGACTATTTGCACACCCGGCGCGCCGATCGACTGCGGTGGGAACAGCGCTACACCGACGAACAGCGTGAACTCGCCGAGTTGCGGCGGGCGGTGGCGGTCACCGCCCGCGAGGTCAGCCACGGCTCGGCGAGAGGCAACACCAGCAAGCTGGCCTATGACTACAAGGGCGGCCGGGTGCAAAAACAGATCTCCCGGCGCGTGCGCAACGCCCGGCAGCGTCTCGACGAACTCACCCGAAACCAGGTGCGCAAACCACCGCGACCGCTGCAGTTTTCCGCAGCGGTCACCAGCCACACCACCGAGGAGGTGCTCATTCAGCTGCGGCACACCGCCGTCGACGGTCGTGTGCGCATCGACGAGCTCGACCTGACAGGAGGCGATCAACTCCTGATCACCGGACCCAACGGGGCGGGCAAATCGACGCTGCTGCGCCTGGTGGCTGCCCAGCTACAGCCGGATGCCGGCACCGTGCACCGCAAGCCTGGTTTGCGCCTCGGTCTGCTCGAGCAGGACGTGATTTTCCCCGATCCCACGCAGACCCCCCGGCGGGTCTACGCCGAGGTCACCCGTCGGCGAGAGGATGTTCCCGCGCTGGCCGAGCTGGGACTGCTCAGCCCACGAGACCTGGATCGCCCCCTCGCGGCACTGTCGGTCGGCCAGCGCCGTCGGCTGGCGCTGGCCACGCTGCTGGCCGACCCGCCTCAGGTGTTACTGCTCGACGAACCCACCAACCACCTGTCGGTGACCTTGGCCGCGGAACTCGAGGATGCCCTGCACACCGCTGCCGGGGCCGTCCTCATCGCCAGCCACGACCGCTGGCTGCGGCAACGCTGGAACGGCCGCGTTCTCACCCTCGACCACGGACGGATCACCGGCCTCAGCCAGACGACTCCGTGA
- a CDS encoding ArsR/SmtB family transcription factor, which translates to MDKTDLYDAIAGTGKALAHGKRLELLELLAQGERPVRELARAVGLKLTTASAHLQVLHEAGLVTTRRQGTSVWYRLAGGDVAGLLSVLCRVADAHRAEVETIRRAYLDTAGIRLVGRAELMQAAAEGRALVLDVRPAEEYAAGHVPGAVSIPVDQLTDRLAEIPADTEVVAYCRGRYCVLSYDAVRLLQASGRDAALLEDGILEWRRDGLPVNAA; encoded by the coding sequence ATGGACAAGACTGATCTGTACGACGCCATCGCCGGCACCGGTAAGGCCTTGGCGCACGGCAAACGTCTGGAATTGCTGGAACTGCTGGCCCAAGGCGAACGCCCGGTCCGGGAGCTGGCCCGGGCTGTGGGCCTGAAGCTGACCACCGCCTCGGCCCACCTGCAGGTGCTGCACGAGGCAGGGCTGGTGACCACGCGCAGACAGGGAACGAGCGTGTGGTATCGGCTGGCCGGTGGCGATGTGGCCGGCTTGCTGTCGGTGCTGTGCCGGGTCGCCGATGCCCACCGCGCCGAGGTGGAGACCATCCGCCGCGCCTATCTCGACACCGCAGGCATCCGGCTGGTCGGTCGAGCGGAGCTCATGCAGGCCGCCGCCGAGGGCAGGGCCCTGGTGCTGGACGTGCGCCCCGCCGAGGAGTACGCGGCCGGGCACGTGCCCGGCGCGGTCTCCATCCCCGTGGACCAGCTGACCGACCGGTTGGCCGAGATCCCGGCCGATACCGAGGTCGTCGCCTACTGCCGCGGGCGCTACTGCGTGCTGTCCTACGACGCGGTGCGGCTACTGCAGGCCAGCGGACGCGACGCCGCGTTGCTGGAGGACGGCATCCTCGAATGGCGCCGCGACGGCCTGCCCGTCAACGCCGCCTGA
- a CDS encoding MFS transporter, translating into MTTATAAALHPAQRRILAVLVAAQIFSGAGLAAGITVGALLAQDMLETTGLSGLPSALFTAGSAVAAALIGRTSQHRGRRTGLAAGYATGALGALGVVVAAAVDNVGLLFIALFVYGAGTATNLQARYSGADLATPGHRARALSTVLVATTLGAVVGPNLVTPLGALARSWSIPPLAGPFLLAAAAYAAAAVVLWSLLRPDPLITARALAEPDAEPGPTRSTTATGNRRRVVLGAAVMVVTQLVMVAIMTMTPIHMQHHGHSIGAAGAVIAIHVAAMYLPSPLSGFLVDRFGRLPIAAASGLTLLAAGVVGAFAPPRSVALLAVALGLLGLGWSLGLVSGTAIIADSTSPATRAKTQGLVDVAIAVAGAGGGLASGMIVAAGSYTLLSLAGGIIAVALVPVLVLTTRSGSTPRPHDQPVSTSASR; encoded by the coding sequence ATGACCACCGCGACCGCGGCCGCACTACACCCTGCCCAACGACGCATCCTGGCCGTCCTCGTCGCCGCCCAGATCTTCAGCGGCGCGGGGCTGGCCGCAGGCATCACCGTCGGCGCCCTGCTGGCCCAGGACATGCTCGAGACCACGGGCCTGTCCGGCCTGCCCAGTGCCCTGTTCACCGCAGGCTCGGCCGTAGCGGCCGCGCTGATCGGACGCACCTCGCAGCATCGGGGGCGCCGCACGGGGCTCGCGGCCGGCTACGCCACCGGGGCGCTGGGTGCCCTCGGTGTCGTGGTCGCTGCCGCCGTCGACAACGTGGGTCTGTTGTTCATCGCCTTGTTCGTCTACGGGGCCGGGACCGCCACCAACCTGCAAGCCCGCTATTCCGGTGCCGACCTGGCCACCCCCGGCCACCGTGCTCGAGCACTCAGTACCGTGCTGGTGGCCACCACCCTCGGCGCTGTCGTCGGCCCCAACCTGGTCACCCCGCTGGGCGCGCTGGCCCGGTCCTGGAGCATCCCGCCCCTGGCGGGGCCCTTCCTGCTGGCCGCGGCCGCCTACGCCGCCGCCGCAGTGGTGCTGTGGTCGCTGCTGCGTCCCGACCCACTGATCACCGCACGCGCGCTGGCCGAGCCCGACGCCGAACCCGGCCCGACTCGTTCCACCACCGCAACCGGCAACAGGCGCCGCGTGGTGCTCGGGGCCGCTGTGATGGTCGTGACCCAGCTGGTCATGGTCGCGATCATGACCATGACGCCGATCCACATGCAGCACCACGGCCACTCCATCGGCGCGGCCGGAGCCGTCATCGCCATCCACGTCGCAGCGATGTACCTGCCGTCCCCACTGAGTGGTTTCCTCGTCGACCGCTTCGGCCGGCTGCCCATCGCCGCCGCCTCCGGCCTCACCCTGCTGGCCGCCGGAGTGGTGGGCGCCTTCGCCCCACCACGGTCGGTCGCGCTGCTGGCGGTCGCGCTCGGCCTGTTGGGCCTGGGATGGAGCCTCGGGTTGGTCAGCGGCACCGCGATCATCGCCGACAGCACCTCGCCGGCCACGCGCGCCAAGACCCAGGGGCTGGTCGACGTCGCCATCGCCGTGGCGGGAGCCGGAGGCGGCCTGGCCTCCGGCATGATCGTGGCCGCCGGAAGCTACACCCTGCTGTCCCTCGCGGGAGGCATCATCGCGGTGGCCCTGGTGCCGGTCCTCGTGCTCACCACACGATCCGGCAGCACGCCGCGCCCGCACGACCAGCCAGTGTCCACATCAGCCAGCCGATGA
- a CDS encoding trimeric intracellular cation channel family protein — protein sequence MTTEPPLLLALDFTGTFAFALNGALTAVRAARLDIVGVVALGMITALGGGILRDVLIDSVPPAAFRDWRYLALALGGGLVAFALSQWLDRLEMPINVLDAIGLSTFAVIGASKALGAGLGIGPAIILGAITGVGGGTIRDTLIRRIPSVLQSDLYAIPALLGAAVTVGTIHAGVHGLPAALVAVATCFTVRMLGVHFGLQAPSPPGGRH from the coding sequence ATGACGACCGAACCGCCGTTGCTGCTGGCGCTGGACTTCACGGGCACGTTCGCGTTCGCGCTCAACGGCGCGCTGACCGCGGTGCGTGCCGCCCGGCTCGACATCGTCGGTGTCGTCGCGCTCGGCATGATCACCGCACTGGGGGGAGGCATCCTGCGCGACGTGCTCATCGACTCGGTCCCGCCCGCGGCCTTCCGCGACTGGCGGTATCTGGCCCTGGCCCTCGGCGGCGGGTTGGTCGCCTTCGCCCTGAGCCAGTGGCTGGACCGGCTGGAGATGCCGATCAACGTGCTCGACGCCATCGGGTTGAGCACGTTCGCGGTCATCGGTGCGAGCAAGGCGCTCGGGGCCGGGCTGGGCATCGGACCGGCGATCATCCTGGGGGCGATCACCGGGGTGGGCGGCGGCACGATCCGCGACACCCTCATCCGGCGGATCCCGTCGGTGCTGCAAAGCGACCTTTATGCGATCCCCGCCCTGCTCGGCGCGGCGGTCACGGTCGGCACCATCCACGCCGGCGTCCACGGACTGCCTGCCGCGCTGGTGGCGGTCGCCACCTGCTTCACCGTGCGCATGCTCGGAGTCCACTTCGGCCTGCAGGCTCCCTCACCGCCCGGCGGGCGCCACTGA
- a CDS encoding NAD(P)-dependent alcohol dehydrogenase produces the protein MAQTHAIAAAGPGAPLEPTTLERRELRPDDVCIDIAYAGICHTDIHQANEDWGSAIFPMVPGHEIAGVVSAVGSAVTAHQVGDRVGVGCLVDSCGECEYCQTGTEQFCRSSVPTYNGVGLDGENTYGGYSRQVVVKDAFVCRIPEGIELDVAAPLLCAGITTYSPLNRWNAGPGKNVAVVGLGGLGHMAVKIAVAMGAEVTVLSQSLKKQEDGLRLGAKNYYATSDESTFSALRGSFDLILNTVSAELAVDSYLAMLRVGGAMVNVGAPGNALSYNPFSLIAGNKVLTGSMIGGLPETQEMLDFCAEHHIGAEIEVISADQVNSAYERVQNSDVRYRFVIDTATLGHS, from the coding sequence ATGGCACAGACTCACGCGATCGCCGCTGCCGGACCGGGTGCGCCGCTGGAGCCGACCACCCTCGAGCGACGTGAGCTTCGCCCGGACGATGTGTGCATCGACATCGCCTACGCCGGGATCTGCCACACCGATATTCACCAGGCCAACGAGGACTGGGGCAGCGCGATCTTTCCGATGGTGCCCGGCCACGAGATCGCCGGCGTGGTCTCGGCCGTCGGCTCCGCGGTCACCGCACACCAGGTCGGCGACCGGGTCGGCGTGGGCTGCTTGGTCGACTCCTGTGGCGAGTGCGAATACTGCCAGACCGGTACCGAGCAGTTCTGCCGGAGCAGTGTGCCCACCTACAACGGCGTCGGCCTCGACGGTGAGAACACTTACGGCGGCTACAGCAGGCAGGTCGTGGTCAAAGATGCCTTCGTCTGCAGAATCCCGGAAGGTATCGAGCTCGATGTCGCCGCGCCACTGCTCTGCGCGGGTATCACCACCTACTCACCGTTGAATCGGTGGAACGCCGGTCCGGGCAAGAACGTCGCCGTGGTCGGCCTCGGCGGGCTCGGTCACATGGCAGTCAAGATCGCCGTGGCGATGGGTGCTGAGGTCACCGTCCTGAGCCAGAGCCTGAAAAAGCAGGAGGACGGCCTGCGTCTCGGAGCGAAGAACTACTACGCCACCAGCGACGAGTCCACTTTCTCCGCTCTGCGGGGCAGCTTCGACCTCATCCTCAACACCGTCTCGGCCGAGTTGGCCGTGGACTCCTACCTGGCAATGCTGCGCGTCGGCGGGGCGATGGTCAACGTCGGCGCACCCGGCAACGCGCTGTCGTACAACCCGTTCTCCCTGATCGCAGGTAACAAGGTCCTCACCGGCTCGATGATCGGAGGGCTACCGGAAACCCAGGAGATGCTGGACTTCTGCGCCGAACACCACATCGGCGCCGAGATCGAGGTCATCTCCGCCGATCAGGTCAACTCGGCCTACGAACGGGTACAGAACAGCGACGTCCGGTACCGGTTCGTCATCGACACCGCCACTCTCGGCCACAGCTGA
- a CDS encoding TetR/AcrR family transcriptional regulator: MPGRYHHGELRAALITSSLELIAERGLRGFSVAEVARRAGVSTAAPYRHFPDRECLLAAVATTVADQLTERIRLAAAAHTTPVDQLAAAAGSYTGFVIERRAGLHVVFASGLQDPEHAELHTSSRALMDCFLSLACAVAPTAQEALELMEQLLAQAHGYATFHLDGVLDQYGYGTDLVVGKSVEAARIVIAERMRCQTHSRAWGESPDSP; the protein is encoded by the coding sequence ATGCCAGGCAGATACCACCACGGCGAGCTGCGTGCCGCGCTGATCACGAGTTCGCTGGAGCTCATCGCCGAGCGGGGGCTCCGTGGTTTCTCGGTGGCCGAGGTGGCCAGGCGGGCCGGGGTGAGCACTGCCGCGCCGTATCGGCACTTTCCCGACCGGGAGTGTCTGCTGGCCGCGGTCGCCACCACGGTCGCCGACCAGCTCACCGAACGGATCCGTCTCGCGGCCGCAGCCCACACCACTCCCGTGGATCAGCTGGCCGCGGCCGCAGGCAGTTACACGGGGTTCGTGATCGAGCGGCGCGCCGGGCTCCACGTCGTGTTCGCTTCCGGACTGCAGGACCCCGAACATGCCGAGTTGCACACGAGCAGCCGTGCGCTGATGGATTGTTTTCTCTCGCTTGCCTGCGCGGTGGCCCCCACCGCGCAGGAGGCTCTGGAGCTCATGGAGCAGCTGCTTGCCCAGGCGCACGGCTACGCGACGTTCCACCTGGACGGGGTCCTGGACCAGTACGGCTACGGCACCGATCTCGTGGTGGGCAAATCCGTCGAGGCGGCCCGGATCGTGATCGCCGAACGAATGCGCTGCCAGACACATTCCCGGGCGTGGGGCGAGAGTCCCGACAGCCCGTAG
- a CDS encoding ArnT family glycosyltransferase — MPPTRAAPELPSPAAPRDLAAPAVGPVLVLAAALTGVLLLTSGRYGYFGDELYFLAAGDHLSWGYADQTPAVPLLARVMQSLFPDSLVALRIPALLVTVGCVVLAAVTARELGGNRRAQTLTAATCAVSPHFLGSGHLLVTWSFDQALWTLIIWLLVRWVRLHARGTPDDRLLLGAGCATAAALQVKFLVPALWAALAVAVALAGPRALLRRPLLWVGGAVAVLTAVPTLVWQATHGWPQWAMAETVATETGSPWSFVFAVGRQVGVLGTVLGLLGLWFLLRARDFRRYRFLGWTVLLLLGVFLLAGGRTYYIAGLYPLLFAVAVVGLQHRRTLLGSPRQWWTVAGAYTVSAGLALGALPVLPATSIGASEVISRASIGWPALAETVAEAYRRVPRKQRRTTAVLTHDYWSAAALHHYGPQRGIAEVYSPSRGFWYFARPPQTTNQVLYLGADRTLLTRYFHTVRQVGTVHTGQAVATYYEGMPIWLARDPIQPWPVLWPQLHHMSLWG, encoded by the coding sequence GTGCCCCCGACACGGGCGGCGCCGGAGCTGCCGTCTCCTGCTGCCCCTCGTGACTTGGCGGCACCGGCTGTGGGACCGGTGCTGGTGCTGGCCGCGGCGCTGACCGGTGTGCTACTGCTGACCAGCGGCCGCTACGGCTATTTCGGAGACGAACTGTACTTCCTGGCAGCCGGAGATCACCTGTCCTGGGGCTATGCCGACCAGACACCGGCCGTGCCGCTGCTGGCTCGGGTGATGCAGAGCCTGTTTCCGGATTCGCTGGTCGCGCTGCGTATTCCGGCGTTGCTGGTCACCGTGGGCTGTGTGGTGTTGGCTGCGGTCACGGCACGGGAACTCGGCGGCAACCGCCGGGCTCAGACACTCACCGCGGCAACGTGTGCGGTCTCGCCGCATTTCCTCGGTTCCGGGCACCTGCTGGTGACCTGGTCGTTCGATCAGGCCTTGTGGACATTGATCATCTGGTTGCTCGTGCGGTGGGTGCGATTGCATGCCCGGGGAACCCCCGACGACCGGTTGTTGCTGGGGGCCGGTTGTGCCACGGCCGCAGCGCTGCAGGTCAAGTTCCTGGTTCCGGCCCTGTGGGCTGCGCTCGCCGTGGCGGTGGCACTGGCCGGTCCGCGCGCACTGCTGCGGCGGCCGCTGCTGTGGGTCGGCGGGGCCGTGGCGGTGCTGACGGCCGTGCCCACGCTGGTGTGGCAGGCCACGCACGGCTGGCCCCAGTGGGCCATGGCCGAAACGGTGGCCACCGAGACGGGCAGCCCCTGGTCGTTTGTGTTCGCGGTCGGGCGCCAAGTGGGGGTGCTCGGCACCGTGCTCGGACTTCTCGGCCTGTGGTTCCTGCTTCGTGCCCGCGACTTCCGCCGGTACCGGTTTCTGGGATGGACGGTTCTGCTGCTGCTCGGGGTGTTCCTGCTCGCCGGTGGCCGGACCTACTACATCGCCGGGCTGTATCCGCTGCTGTTCGCCGTGGCCGTGGTGGGGCTGCAGCACCGCCGTACCCTGCTGGGCTCACCTCGCCAGTGGTGGACGGTGGCCGGTGCCTACACGGTCTCGGCGGGGTTGGCGTTGGGGGCCCTGCCGGTCCTGCCCGCCACCTCGATCGGGGCTTCCGAGGTCATCAGCAGAGCCAGCATCGGCTGGCCCGCCCTTGCCGAGACCGTGGCCGAGGCGTATCGCAGGGTGCCGCGCAAGCAGCGCCGCACCACCGCCGTGCTCACCCACGACTACTGGTCGGCCGCTGCGCTGCACCACTACGGTCCCCAGCGCGGTATCGCCGAGGTCTACAGCCCCAGCCGGGGATTCTGGTATTTCGCACGCCCGCCGCAGACCACGAACCAGGTGCTCTACCTCGGCGCCGACCGCACCTTGCTGACCCGCTATTTCCACACCGTGCGCCAGGTGGGCACGGTCCACACCGGACAGGCGGTGGCCACCTACTACGAGGGCATGCCGATCTGGCTGGCCCGAGATCCCATACAGCCGTGGCCGGTGCTGTGGCCGCAGCTGCACCACATGAGCCTGTGGGGATGA